The following are from one region of the Nostoc cf. commune SO-36 genome:
- the eboE gene encoding metabolite traffic protein EboE, whose amino-acid sequence MNIVSVVVEMIRIYEETGRILHIDLEPEPDGLIENTSEVIDFYQNWLLPIGGNYLSKKLNIEHSLAETKLLEHVRICYDTCHFSVEYEEPQSVFARLQSAGIKIGKIQISAAIKVKIPVDIEKRSLIVERLRPFAESTYLHQVIERRTDGTLHHYPDLITALPHLEQSLAEEWRTHFHVPIFIHDYQILQSTQDDIVTVLHLLQTNNACSHLEIETYTWDVLPSEMKIDLLTSIQREYEWVLKIIRNS is encoded by the coding sequence TTGAACATAGTATCAGTTGTTGTAGAAATGATTCGTATCTACGAAGAAACAGGAAGGATATTACATATTGATTTAGAACCTGAGCCTGATGGTTTAATTGAAAATACCTCCGAAGTAATTGACTTTTATCAAAATTGGTTGTTGCCAATTGGCGGTAACTACTTATCAAAAAAATTAAATATTGAGCATAGTTTAGCAGAAACTAAATTACTAGAACACGTTCGAATTTGTTATGACACCTGTCATTTCTCAGTTGAATATGAGGAACCACAATCTGTATTTGCGCGTTTGCAATCGGCAGGAATTAAGATTGGTAAGATTCAAATTAGTGCCGCAATTAAAGTAAAAATTCCTGTGGATATTGAGAAGCGTAGTTTGATAGTTGAGCGGTTACGTCCATTTGCTGAATCTACTTATCTTCACCAAGTAATAGAACGTCGTACTGATGGTACACTTCATCACTATCCTGACTTAATAACTGCGTTACCACATTTAGAGCAATCTTTAGCTGAAGAATGGCGTACTCACTTCCATGTGCCAATTTTTATTCATGATTATCAAATTTTACAATCAACCCAAGATGACATTGTTACTGTTTTGCATTTACTTCAGACAAACAATGCTTGCTCACATTTAGAAATTGAAACTTACACTTGGGATGTATTGCCATCAGAAATGAAAATAGATTTACTTACTTCTATTCAGCGTGAGTATGAATGGGTATTAAAAATAATTCGTAATTCGTAA
- a CDS encoding carbohydrate ABC transporter permease translates to MNQLTPKNWIFIKHRLTPYLFLLPALVLLGLTVFWPALQAFYLSFTSYEDIAQPPQWIGFANFLKLWKDAIFWKTLENTFLYLVGVVPILVIAPLMLAILVNQKLRGMNWFRAAYYTPVVISMVVAGIAWKWLYAENGLLNQLFKALGIFPEGIPWLTSPTKIFGIIPISLASVMAVTVWKGLGYYMVIYLAGLQSIPADVYEAAAIDGSDGISKHWDITIPLMKPYLALVAVISAISATKVFEEVYIMTQGGPLSSSKTIVYYLYEQAFTNLEISYACTIGLVLFLIILGLSILRLVINSQGDDNITI, encoded by the coding sequence ATGAATCAATTAACACCTAAAAATTGGATATTTATCAAACACCGGCTGACCCCTTATTTATTTTTACTACCTGCTTTAGTTCTTTTGGGGTTAACAGTCTTTTGGCCTGCGCTGCAAGCATTTTACCTCAGTTTTACTAGCTATGAAGATATTGCCCAGCCGCCACAATGGATAGGTTTTGCCAACTTCCTCAAGCTTTGGAAGGATGCAATTTTTTGGAAAACCTTAGAAAACACTTTTTTATATCTTGTGGGTGTAGTACCAATTTTAGTAATTGCTCCCCTAATGTTGGCAATTTTGGTAAATCAGAAACTGCGGGGGATGAATTGGTTTAGGGCAGCTTACTACACTCCAGTGGTAATTTCAATGGTGGTTGCGGGAATAGCTTGGAAATGGCTGTATGCAGAAAACGGATTACTTAATCAATTATTTAAAGCTTTAGGTATTTTTCCAGAAGGTATTCCTTGGCTAACTAGCCCAACAAAAATTTTTGGCATTATACCAATTTCTCTTGCCAGCGTCATGGCTGTCACCGTGTGGAAGGGACTAGGCTACTACATGGTGATTTATTTAGCAGGGCTACAATCAATTCCTGCTGATGTGTACGAAGCCGCAGCCATTGATGGCTCTGATGGTATCAGCAAACATTGGGATATTACTATACCTTTGATGAAGCCATATTTAGCACTAGTGGCGGTAATATCGGCTATTTCTGCCACCAAAGTATTTGAAGAAGTATACATTATGACCCAAGGAGGCCCACTTAGTAGCTCGAAAACGATTGTATATTATTTATATGAGCAAGCCTTCACCAACTTGGAAATTAGCTATGCTTGCACGATTGGGCTAGTGCTGTTTTTGATAATTTTAGGCTTGTCA